The following are from one region of the Salvia hispanica cultivar TCC Black 2014 chromosome 1, UniMelb_Shisp_WGS_1.0, whole genome shotgun sequence genome:
- the LOC125191413 gene encoding uncharacterized protein LOC125191413 — protein MLPARPGSHERDDVSLLVEEYHEVNHVNRLLFTAILECMRDSRSLRQRRLNVRPYQIIERVPAQVAHLTRLVGLTDVDCINNLRMDRNTFGRLCILLRERTGLIDGRWVKVEEQVAMFLGVLAHHSKNRIVGFNFRRSLQTISHYIHSILSSILQLHGDLLVTPEPVNDGCTDPRWKCFPGCLGALDGTYINVTVSNADKARYRTRKGQISTNVLAVCDRKLRFVYVLSGWEGSAGDSRILRDAINRPNGLKVPKGSYYLCDNGYANSDGFLTPYKGVRYHLKEWGPNAIFVHRIQLNYSI, from the exons ATGTTGCCTGCGAGGCCTGGTAGTCATGAACGTGATGATGTGTCGCTGCTTGTGGAGGAGTATCACGAGGTCAATCATGTGAATAGGCTGTTGTTTACAGCTATTCTGGAATGTATGCGCGACAGCCGGTCACTTCGTCAACGACGATTAAATGTTCGGCCTTACCAGATAATAGAACGTGTTCCGGCACAAGTCGCTCACCTAACGCGTCTTGTAGGCCTTACTGATGTTGATTGCATAAACAATCTTAGAATGGATCGTAATACATTTGGTCGATTATGCATTCTACTCCGCGAGCGGACTGGGCTGATTGACGGAAGGTGGGTTAAAGTCGAAGAGCAAGTTGCAATGTTCCTCGGTGTTTTGGCACATCATAGCAAAAATCGCATTGTGGGCTTCAATTTTCGTCGCTCATTGCAAACGATATCACACTACATTCACTCAATTTTGAGTTCAATATTGCAACTTCATGGAGATCTTCTAGTTACACCTGAACCCGTAAATGATGGTTGTACAGATCCACGGTGGAAGTGTTTTCCG ggCTGCTTGGGTGCTTTAGATGGCACGTACATAAACGTGACAGTGAGCAACGCAGACAAAGCAAGATACCGAACTCGGAAGGGCCAAATATCGACGAATGTACTGGCTGTTTGCGACAGAAAGCTTcgttttgtttatgttttatctGGCTGGGAGGGCTCAGCCGGTGATTCTCGAATCCTAAGAGATGCAATCAATAGACCAAATGGACTTAAAGTCCCTAAAG GAAGCTACTACTTGTGTGATAATGGGTATGCGAACAGCGACGGATTTCTCACACCGTACAAAGGTGTGAGGTATCATCTCAAAGAATGGGGCCCCAATGCTATATTCGTCCACAGAATCCAACTGAATTATTCAATATGA
- the LOC125201528 gene encoding uncharacterized protein LOC125201528 → MPTNCVSPHPLWHVWRMVSTPTANSSFASDVVGTYKSNTWTAFVRDNNLHNGDMLIFTHVSARVFNVTRFLSNGCLPYYPRGYTDDSSSDSEDTEEIPEMKADAFDK, encoded by the exons ATGCCGACAAACTG CGTCTCCCCCCATCCTTTGTGGCATGTCTGGAGAATGGTCTCCACCCCCACTGCCAACTCGTCCTTCGCGAGCGACGTCGTTGGGACGTACAAGTCGAATACGTGGACTGCCTTTGTGCGCGACAACAACCTTCACAACGGCGATATGCTTATATTTACTCATGTATCAGCCCGTGTTTTCAATGTGACTCGCTTCCTCTCGAACGGGTGTCTGCCTTACTATCCCCGAGGAT ACACCGATGACTCTTCCTCCGACTCCGAAGACACTGAGGAGATACCGGAGATGAAAGCTGATGCGTTCGACAAGTAG
- the LOC125220441 gene encoding uncharacterized protein LOC125220441, with protein MSLEIPPQSVFLYNGKWTQEVDNLLLTTMIRLRDASNWSGFVIPTHFLMEASDVVYEKFKIRFTRHELYDRLQSLENRFRSFNNVIDVSGVIWNANPNTITASDDIWRSIFKNDKMAGAYYYKGEPEFRNMRILFDYATVKTESENTVVIISDTTEQLIHISDNDDAENNLSREVVSPIGVPKPKSKRKLFDDQTEVADQESTNNKAAHLGSPPLHNVTKAKLQGSPLSSSCASSSPGAWWRN; from the exons ATGTCACTTGAAATTCCCCCACAGTCGGTGTTTCTTTACAATGGCAAATGGACGCAGGAGGTGGATAACCTCTTGCTCACAACAATGATAAGGCTAAGGGATGCATCCAATTGGAGTGGTTTCGTCATTCCCACCCACTTCTTGATGGAGGCATCCGACGTTGTGTacgaaaaattcaaaattcgtTTCACTAGACATGAGCTATATGATCGACTTCAAAGTTTGGAGAATCGCTTCCGGTCGTTCAATAATGTGATTGATGTCTCAGGCGTGATATGGAATGCAAACCCGAACACCATCACGGCGAGCGACGACATATGGAGGTCTATTTTTAAG aatGACAAAATGGCTGGAGCCTACTACTACAAGGGGGAGCCGGAGTTTAGAAACATGAGAATATTATTCGACTATGCGACAGTTAAAACAGAGTCTGAGAACACTGTTGTGATCATCTCGGACACAACTGAACAACTCATTCACATCTCCGACAACGACGATGCAGAGAACAACTTGTCGAGGGAGGTTGTTTCACCCATTGGCGTGCCGAAGCCAAAATCTAAACGCAAACTATTTGATGATCAGACAGAGGTTGCTGACCAGGAATCAACAAACAACAAGGCAGCACATTTGGGGTCACCACCTCTGCACAATGTGACCAAGGCAAAGCTTCAAGGCTCTCCTTTGTCAAGCTCTTGTGCATCTTCCAGCCCTGGTGCCTGGTGGAGGAATTAA